In Bacillota bacterium, the following proteins share a genomic window:
- a CDS encoding sugar ABC transporter permease — protein MAQNANTIESPDVNIMRKTKNKSNNAWKKISKNYELYIFILPALLYFLIFHYGPMYGIQIAFKNYIPTKGIWGSSWVGMKHFNYFFKSYYFKVLIKNTVSIALYSMAAGFPIPIILALLLNELKNERFKKLVQNVTYAPHFISTVVLVGMIFAFLSPSNGIVNEIIKAFGGEPIPFMSKASMFKSIYVWTGVWQNAGWSSIIYLAALSSIDPQLHEAAIVDGATKLQRIRHINIPGIMPTMVIILILNSGTIMNVGFEKVFLMQNSLNMESSDVISTYVYRTGLLNAQYSFSSAVGFFNSVINFTLLVIVNNIAKRLNETSLW, from the coding sequence ATGGCACAAAACGCAAATACAATTGAAAGTCCTGATGTAAATATAATGAGAAAAACTAAAAATAAGAGTAATAATGCATGGAAAAAAATAAGTAAAAATTATGAATTATATATATTCATACTACCTGCTTTACTATACTTCCTTATATTTCATTATGGCCCTATGTATGGCATCCAGATAGCCTTTAAAAATTACATTCCAACTAAAGGAATCTGGGGTAGTTCCTGGGTAGGTATGAAACACTTTAATTATTTTTTTAAATCCTATTATTTTAAAGTTCTGATAAAAAATACTGTGAGCATAGCTTTATATTCTATGGCTGCAGGTTTTCCAATACCTATAATACTTGCATTATTACTAAATGAATTGAAGAATGAGAGATTTAAAAAACTTGTGCAAAATGTAACTTATGCCCCCCACTTTATTTCAACAGTGGTACTGGTAGGTATGATTTTTGCATTCCTTTCACCTTCTAATGGTATTGTTAATGAAATAATTAAAGCTTTTGGAGGAGAGCCCATCCCCTTTATGTCCAAGGCAAGTATGTTTAAAAGTATATATGTTTGGACAGGAGTATGGCAAAATGCCGGGTGGAGCTCAATTATATATCTTGCAGCTTTAAGTAGTATTGATCCTCAGCTCCATGAAGCAGCAATAGTGGATGGAGCAACAAAACTTCAACGTATAAGGCATATTAACATTCCGGGTATAATGCCAACAATGGTTATTATATTAATCCTTAACAGCGGAACTATTATGAATGTAGGATTTGAGAAGGTATTCCTGATGCAGAATTCATTGAATATGGAATCTTCTGACGTAATATCAACATATGTATACAGGACCGGGTTATTGAATGCCCAGTATAGCTTTTCTTCTGCGGTAGGATTTTTTAACTCAGTGATTAATTTTACTTTATTGGTAATAGTTAACAATATTGCCAAACGTTTAAACGAAACAAGCCTGTGGTAG